GCCAAGTGCCGAAATGCCGTGCGGCAAAGCTTACGCAAAAATCCCGATTCCTTTGTGGCGGTAATCGGCTGCTACGCTCAAATGGCGGTGGATGTCATCAGTCAAATTCAAGGCGTGGATTTAATCATGGGCAATGAACACAAAATGGCCATCGACCGCTATCTGGATGACAATCTGCAAAAGCAGGCCCAACCGCTGGTTGTCCATTCCAGTAAAATTTCGCGCAAGCCCTTTGTCATCGAATCCATTGGCCTTTACGATACTCATACGCGCGCCAATCTAAAAATTCAGGACGGTTGTAATTTCGTCTGTTCGTTTTGCATCATCGCCACGGCCCGCGGTCCGGCGCGCAGCAGAGAATTCGACGATCTTGTAAACGAAGCGCGTGAGCTGGTGGATCATGGCTTTAAAGAGATCGTGTTAACCGGCGTAAATATCGGCACCTATCAATATCAGGATAAAACCTTTCTGGATATTTTACGCGAGCTGGAAAAGATAAACGGACTGCAGCGCATTCGCATCAGTTCCATTGAGCCGACCACAGTCACGCCTGAACTGATCGATTTGATGGCCGATTCGCAAAAAATCTGCCGTCATTTACACATTCCGCTGCAAAGCGCGGATGATAAAATTCTGGAATCCATGCGCCGCAAACACACCTTTGACGATTTTGAACGCATCGTCAATTACGCCGTCAAACGCCTGCCGGATGTTGGCCTGGGTACCGATATCATGGTCGGTTATCCAGGCGAGGACGACGCGGCCTTTATCAACACCAAAAAACGCGTGGCCGATTTGCCGCTGGCTTATTTCCATGTGTTTACCTATTCGGATCGCAAAGGCACCACTTCTTTTAAAATGAAACCAAAAGTGGCGCCGCAGGTTAAAAAATTGCGCAACCGAATCATGATCGAAATGGGACAGCGCAAGAAATTCGCTTTTTACCGCAAGTTTCTTGGACAGACGGTGGATGTGCTGTTTGAACAGCAGATCAACGGCTTGTGGGAAGGCTTTAGCGATAACTACATGCGCATCAAAGCGCGCAGCGACCGTTCTTTAAAAAATGAAATTGTTCCCGTAAAACTCATAGAAATTGATGGCGATAAAATAATCGGAGAAATACATTGAAACGTGTTTACATAGAAACATACGGCTGTCAGATGAATGAATACGACACCGAAATCATCAAAACCATTTTAAAGCGACACCACTACCATTTTACCGAATCGCCCGAAGAGGCGGAAGTCGTTTTTTTGAACACCTGTTCGGTGCGCGAGAACGCCCATCAAAAGGTGCAGCAAAGAATTAACACGCTTAAGCAACTGCGCAAAACCAAAAAGGGATTGGTGTTAGGCGTTCTGGGCTGCATGGCGCAAAATCTGCGCGATGAACTGCTGGACGAAAAAGTCGGCGTGGATGTGGTGGCCGGTCCGGACAGCTACAAAAAACTGCCCGAAATGCTCTCGCACGTTATCGGAGAAGGCAAAAAGGAATCCGACTTCAAATTGTCGGAATATGAGACCTACAGCGATATCTTTCCGGAACGCGAGGGCGGGGTTAATGCCTGGATTGCCGTGATGCGCGGCTGCGATAATTTTTGCACCTTTTGCGTGGTTCCTTACACGCGCGGACGCGAACGCAGCCGCGACCCGTTCAATGTGCTGGAAGAAGTAAAAACTTTAGCCAGCAAAGGTTTTAAACAGATTACACTTCTGGGGCAGAATGTAAACTCCTACCGCTTTGATAAATACGATTTCGCCGATTTAATCGAAATGGTTTCGCAGGTCGATGGCATCCGCAGAATACGTTTCACCTCTCCGCATCCCAAGGATTTTCCAGAAAAATTAATTGAAGTGGTGGCGAATAATGACAAAGCATGCAAACACATCCATCTGCCCCTGCAGGCCGGCAACGATCGTATTCTGGAACTGATGAACCGCACCTACACGCAACGGGAGTTTCTGGACCTGGTTGATTACATGCGCTCAAAGATTCCCGGACTGGTTTTGACCACCGATGTAATTGTCGGTTTTCCCACGGAAACGGAAGAAGAGTTTCAGGACACACTGGAAGTGATGCGCAGGGTGGAATTTGACGCGGCCTTTATGTTCAAATATTCCGAGCGGCAGCACACCATCGCCTCGCGCAAATATCCCGACGATGTTTCCGAAGAAGATAAAACTTCCCGCATCACGCGTCTGGTGGAGCTACAGAAAAAAATCGCCTTAAAAAAGAATCAACAGCATGTGGGACAGGTGTTTGACGTGCTGGTTGAAGGTAAAGGGAAAAAACCGAACCAGCTTTTAGGCAGAAACGACGGCAACAAAATTGTGGTCTTTCCGGACAATGGCGCTAAAGTCGGCGACTTTGTTCGCGTAAAAATTAACGAAGTAACCTCCAATACGCTGATGGGAGAGCCGATTGACTGATTGGCCAAGATTATTTCACTTTGAGCGGGACCTGCACATTCCAGAGATCGATCTCTGGCTGGATAGCAAGCGCGTCAAGCCCTTCGGCTTTGTTTCACATGCCCATACCGATCA
This sequence is a window from Caldithrix abyssi DSM 13497. Protein-coding genes within it:
- the mtaB gene encoding tRNA (N(6)-L-threonylcarbamoyladenosine(37)-C(2))-methylthiotransferase MtaB, which codes for MPTVALHTLGCRLNQAETAIIANKLKQQGYQIVEFGQKADLTIINTCTVTEQADAKCRNAVRQSLRKNPDSFVAVIGCYAQMAVDVISQIQGVDLIMGNEHKMAIDRYLDDNLQKQAQPLVVHSSKISRKPFVIESIGLYDTHTRANLKIQDGCNFVCSFCIIATARGPARSREFDDLVNEARELVDHGFKEIVLTGVNIGTYQYQDKTFLDILRELEKINGLQRIRISSIEPTTVTPELIDLMADSQKICRHLHIPLQSADDKILESMRRKHTFDDFERIVNYAVKRLPDVGLGTDIMVGYPGEDDAAFINTKKRVADLPLAYFHVFTYSDRKGTTSFKMKPKVAPQVKKLRNRIMIEMGQRKKFAFYRKFLGQTVDVLFEQQINGLWEGFSDNYMRIKARSDRSLKNEIVPVKLIEIDGDKIIGEIH
- the miaB gene encoding tRNA (N6-isopentenyl adenosine(37)-C2)-methylthiotransferase MiaB, encoding MKRVYIETYGCQMNEYDTEIIKTILKRHHYHFTESPEEAEVVFLNTCSVRENAHQKVQQRINTLKQLRKTKKGLVLGVLGCMAQNLRDELLDEKVGVDVVAGPDSYKKLPEMLSHVIGEGKKESDFKLSEYETYSDIFPEREGGVNAWIAVMRGCDNFCTFCVVPYTRGRERSRDPFNVLEEVKTLASKGFKQITLLGQNVNSYRFDKYDFADLIEMVSQVDGIRRIRFTSPHPKDFPEKLIEVVANNDKACKHIHLPLQAGNDRILELMNRTYTQREFLDLVDYMRSKIPGLVLTTDVIVGFPTETEEEFQDTLEVMRRVEFDAAFMFKYSERQHTIASRKYPDDVSEEDKTSRITRLVELQKKIALKKNQQHVGQVFDVLVEGKGKKPNQLLGRNDGNKIVVFPDNGAKVGDFVRVKINEVTSNTLMGEPID